A single window of Prionailurus viverrinus isolate Anna chromosome F1, UM_Priviv_1.0, whole genome shotgun sequence DNA harbors:
- the LRRC52 gene encoding leucine-rich repeat-containing protein 52 translates to MSLASGPGPGWLLFSFGMGLVSGSKCPNNCQCQAQEVICTGIRLTEYPPDVPLNTRRLYLNDNGITFLPAMTLGLLSDLVYLDCRNNLIREVMDYTFIGVFKLIYLDLSSNNLTLISPYSFSVLSNLVQLNISNNPHLLSLNKYTFANTSSLRYLDLRNTGLQTLDHAAFHSLITLQTLYLSGNPWRCNCSFLDFTIYLIVSHLNHPDDQNATCTEPTELAGWPITQVGNPLRYMCITHLDRQDYLFLLLIGFCIFSAGTVAAWLTGMCAVLYQNARRKSSEDETEDEHGQRGNVSGRIFRSRVDSAQDGLPQLI, encoded by the exons ATGTCCCTTGCTTCAGGCCCTGGGCCCGGGTGGTTACTCTTTTCCTTTGGAATGGGACTGGTATCGGGGTCAAAGTGTCCAAATAACTGTCAGTGTCAAGCCCAAGAAGTGATCTGCACAGGGATCCGGTTAACCGAATACCCCCCAGACGTACCCCTGAATACCCGGAGGCTGTACCTGAATGATAACGGCATCACTTTTTTGCCAGCGATGACTCTGGGACTCCTCAGTGACCTTGTTTACTTGGACTGTCGGAATAACCTGATTCGCGAGGTGATGGATTATACCTTCATCGGGGTCTTCAAACTCATCTACCTTGATCTCAGCTCCAACAACCTAACCTTGATCTCCCCATACAGTTTCTCCGTGCTCAGCAACCTGGTGCAGCTGAACATTTCCAACAACCCTCACCTGTTATCTCTCAACAAGTACACCTTTGCCAACACCAGCTCTCTGAGGTACCTGGACCTCAGAAATACCGGCTTGCAGACCTTGGACCATGCTGCCTTCCATAGCCTCATAACACTACAGACCCTGTATCTGAGCGGAAACCCATGGAGGTGCAACTGTTCTTTCCTGGACTTCACCATCTACTTAATAGTGTCCCATCTGAACCATCCAG ATGATCAAAATGCCACGTGCACGGAGCCCACGGAGCTGGCGGGGTGGCCCATCACGCAGGTGGGGAACCCGCTCCGCTACATGTGCATCACGCACCTGGACCGCCAGGACTACCTCTTCCTGCTGCTCATCGGCTTCTGCATCTTCTCGGCGGGCACGGTGGCTGCCTGGCTCACAGGCATGTGTGCTGTGCTCTACCAGAACGCCCGGCGCAAGTCGAGCGAAGACGAGACCGAGGACGAACACGGCCAGCGGGGGAACGTCAGCGGGCGGATCTTCAGAAGCAGGGTCGACTCGGCCCAGGATGGGCTCCCTCAGCTGATTTAG